The DNA segment CCAACGCGCAGCCCTGGGCCTTTTCCGTAATTGAAAATACAGATAAATTATATCAATTATCACAAGAAATCAAGGCCTATCTTTTGGGCAATCTGGACAGAATCCCCAATTTGCAAAAATACCGGGAGACGCTTTCCAATCCCGAATACCGGGTATTTTACAACGCGCCCTGTCTGCTCACGATCTACGCCAAATACCAAAGCGGCCCCAACGCCGTGGGGGATTGCTATATCGCGTCCCAGAACGTCATGCTGGCGGCCCATGACATGGGCCTGGGCTCTTGCTTCTGCGGCTTTGCGATCCAGTATCTCAACGAGCCCGACGTCAAAAAACGCTTCGGCGTCGCCGAGGAAAATCAAGCGGTGGCCCCGATCATGCTGGGCTATCCGGCCGTTGCGCCCCCGCCGCCTCTCCGGAAAAAACCGGAAATCATTTTCTGGAAATAAGGAGGTCCGGTGCGCGTCGCGGAAAACAGGATCAAATACGAACTCAGGATGTATTTTTATCTCTACATGCTCTACGCCTTTCTGGGCTGGATCTATGAGACGGTCCTTTTTTCCGTTCGGGAACAGCGCTTTGTGAACCGGGGCTTCAATTTCGGCCCCTGGATCCCCATCTACGGCTTCGGCGCCGTCGTCATCATGCTGGCCGTTACTTTTCTGATCGGAGACTCTTGCAGGCTTCGCGGCTTCAATATCCGGCCTGTGGCAGTCTTCTTTCTGATCGGCGTTCTGGCCACGCTGGCGGAACTCGTCGGAAGCTACATCACCGAAAATCTCTTCGGCCTCGTGCTTTGGGATTATTCGGCCCTCTGGATGAATTTCGAGGGACGAATCGCCCCGAAGCCGAGTTTTATTTTCGCGGCCGGGGGAACGTTTCTGTTTTATACGGTCCAGCCCTTGGGGAAACGCCTGCTGGACCGCTTTTCGATCCCCGTGCAAAAGAAAACGGCGTCGGCTCTTTTCGCGATCATTTTGCTGGATTTTACGGCCTCGGTCGTGACGACGGCCTGGTTTCCCGATCTCGTCAAGCATCCGGGGATTATGGAGAAGAAAGAGCGATAGTGTCAACTTTCGGAACAAATTCGATTAAAATAATATA comes from the Fusobacteriaceae bacterium genome and includes:
- a CDS encoding putative ABC transporter permease, which codes for MRVAENRIKYELRMYFYLYMLYAFLGWIYETVLFSVREQRFVNRGFNFGPWIPIYGFGAVVIMLAVTFLIGDSCRLRGFNIRPVAVFFLIGVLATLAELVGSYITENLFGLVLWDYSALWMNFEGRIAPKPSFIFAAGGTFLFYTVQPLGKRLLDRFSIPVQKKTASALFAIILLDFTASVVTTAWFPDLVKHPGIMEKKER
- a CDS encoding nitroreductase family protein, whose amino-acid sequence is MELNEAIAQRRSIRNYLDKNVPKEVIERLIEAAIWAPSGSNAQPWAFSVIENTDKLYQLSQEIKAYLLGNLDRIPNLQKYRETLSNPEYRVFYNAPCLLTIYAKYQSGPNAVGDCYIASQNVMLAAHDMGLGSCFCGFAIQYLNEPDVKKRFGVAEENQAVAPIMLGYPAVAPPPPLRKKPEIIFWK